In Chloroflexota bacterium, a genomic segment contains:
- a CDS encoding 50S ribosomal protein L15, which translates to MRQHQVGRPAHLRYKAKRIGRGPGSGKGTTGGKGTKGQKSRRGVHIRPGFEGGQVPIMKRLPMLRGFNNPFRVDYQPVNLDVLEKFPAGATVTAKELKAAGYIRSDAQPVKVLAKGTLTKALTVKAQKFSASAKQKIEAAQGKAEEISATAAAV; encoded by the coding sequence ATGAGACAGCATCAAGTAGGTCGTCCCGCGCACCTTCGGTACAAGGCCAAGCGCATCGGTCGCGGTCCAGGCAGCGGCAAGGGCACCACGGGCGGCAAAGGCACCAAAGGCCAGAAGTCCCGCCGCGGCGTCCACATCCGTCCGGGTTTTGAAGGCGGCCAGGTGCCTATCATGAAGCGCCTGCCCATGCTGCGCGGCTTCAACAACCCCTTCCGCGTGGACTATCAGCCGGTGAACCTGGACGTTCTTGAGAAGTTCCCGGCGGGTGCCACGGTCACCGCCAAGGAGCTCAAGGCCGCAGGCTATATCCGGAGCGATGCGCAGCCGGTCAAGGTCCTTGCAAAGGGCACCCTGACCAAGGCTCTCACCGTCAAGGCTCAGAAGTTCTCCGCCTCCGCGAAGCAAAAGATCGAGGCTGCTCAAGGCAAGGCAGAGGAGATTAGTGCAACAGCAGCAGCCGTCTAG
- the rpmD gene encoding 50S ribosomal protein L30 — protein MAKLKLTLVKSPIGHQPDQRATVRALGLRKLNATVEHTSTPAVRGMVQKVRHLLKVEEQ, from the coding sequence ATGGCTAAGCTCAAGCTGACCTTAGTGAAGAGTCCTATCGGCCACCAGCCGGACCAGCGCGCCACCGTTCGCGCCCTCGGCCTGCGTAAGCTGAACGCCACTGTTGAACACACCAGCACACCTGCCGTCCGCGGCATGGTGCAGAAGGTCCGTCATCTCCTCAAGGTTGAAGAGCAATGA